A window of Nitrospirota bacterium genomic DNA:
ATCAGGCGGACGCCGATCGCGAGCCGATGGGCCTTCTCCTTGCGAACCAAAATCATGCCGGACCACAGCTCCGCTTTCAGATAGCGGCCGAATGTACGCAGGTAGAGCTCAAAATCCTGCAGATTCTCACGGATCACCCGCCACACTTCCTCGCTAATGGAAGTCGCTGCTCCCTTGGCAAAGGATCCAAACAACCACAGTGCCGCGAGACCGGCGTACCGGCTACACGCTTAGGGGCCATCTAGATCCGTTCTTGTGCATCTTGGGGCAGTTGTTGGAATCTGTTGGTCATGAGCCTTTCTGGCAAAGCCGGTCGCGAAATCCAACGGGCAAGCAGACCTCCTGCCTACGACCACCGGTCTGTTCCGCTGCTTCCTCGCCTTAACACCGGGGACATCAGGACCGTGTAGATCGACACGAGCAGTCCTGGACAGTCAGTCAACACAGCGCAGATTTGACGAACTGTCCCACCGCCTTGAGGTATTCGTCGAAATCCCCAAGGTGCTCTGTGATCACCCGATACACTTCTCGGTCATCCACTTTCCAGTAGAGATGCACGAGCAGATTGCGGAATCTCGCCATCTTGCTCATTCTCATCTTCAGGTCAGGCTCCAGTACGCCCAACTCGCCGAGGACCGTCATGCAGTCGGCATAGTCTTCCGGGCTTCGGCCCCCTTTCTTGGCCGCCAGGTGATTGCAGATATCGAGCGCAGCTTCCGTCGCGACGATCAAGAGATATTTGGCGCTGTTGACGGCCTTGGCATCGGAGAGGAAGGCTGATGCATCTTGTTTGCCGAGCTCTTGAAGTTGGCGGCAGGCGTTCCGTAGATGGCCGGCGAGGTCGCGAAGGCGGTCGAGATTGACCTCACTCACCGATGGCCTCGCGCAAATATTGCCTGGCAAACGGCGCGAAATCGCAGTAGTCATCCCAGGTTCTCGCGCGAAATTCATCCAGGAGATCCGCCGCCCTAACCAGCAACGCTTCCCCCTTCAGAGCGTGATACCGAAAGGCGAGGGGCGCATCGTTGAGCACGCGCGCATCGACCGGCAAACCAACGGCCTCGCCGAATCGGACCGCCAGGTCACTCTCATACTCGCGAAATGTCGCATTTCCGATTCTCCCGGGATCGACGTACAGGGCCACATCCACATCACGGAATGGGCCTTCGGCAAGAAAGGATCCGTGGAGCACGGCAAACAGAATTTCGGATCTGCCCTGCAGGAGATCCTTGAGTTGTCGGACCAGCCGGTCTTTGTGCTCGACAGCTATCGTGCGTGGTCGCGGGTGCAGGGTTTTTCCCTTCCGGATACGAACGGCGGATCAGCCGCCGCGCTGCCGCTGACTCTACACCTCTTTTTCCTGAAGAGCCTGAACCATCCTGGCCCTGAAGGCTTCCAAGTCTTCGATCCTGGTGGTGGCCACCTTGTACACGATGGCATGATCGATCCCTCCATACTCGCGCACCAGGATATTCCTGAAGCCCTTCATGGTCTTGAGCACACCCGAGAGAGTCGGAGAAATGATTTTGGCACGCTCTAATTTCTCAAAGACGTCGTCTTCCTCTGCCGGTAGGCCCAGTCGCAGTCCGGAGACAAACAGCGCACAAACGTCCATCATGCATTGGATCGACAATTGGAGGAGTCGCTCACAGGCCCGCTTTTTTCCTGCTTGTCCATATATTCCGCAAAGCTTGCCGGGACTATTTGGCGAAGCTCTCCGACATAGCCCTCCAACTCATCGAGCTTGGCAAGAATCCGCTCACGATCCAGCATGAGCAACCTGTTCCAAGTATTGCCGATAGATTAGTTTGAAATCTTCAAACGCCTGAGCGGTCCGATAGGCCATCGCGTACAGCGCGTCCAGGTCTCTGCAAAACAGCACCACGCCTTCCTTGAGCACCCGCCGTCGAACATAGAGCGGCAGTTGCTGAAAAATGCGGAGATCGAGGTCGGCGTCTTTCAGGTAACGCATTCGGATGGTCACCTGATCGCCTGCGGCATCTTTTCCGAACGGGAGAACCAGGCAGAGATCGGTATCCGAGGCCGGCGTGTGCTCGCCCCGCGCCCGGCTACCGAACAAGATCACAGCGAGGACAGCTTCATCCTGCCGCACTTCTTCAAGGAATCGTGTCAGGCGCGGAGTCATCGCGTTGATGGATATCCCTTCCCGCACGGTCTTACACCGGCGCCACATCGTTCACGTCGATCTCGACCGCGGCGGCTTGCTGGATCAGGCGGACGCCGATCACGAGCCGATGGCGCCGGTCTTTCCGTAACAGGATGCCCTTGACGCCTTGCAGCGGCCCCCGGATCACCTCTACCGCCATGCCTTCCCGAAGGTAGGGATGCGCATCGTACGGCAGCACGCTGGTCATCAGCGTCCTGAGGGACTCGATCTCTTCTTCCGGGATCGGTTCCGGTCTGTTCCCGCTGCCCACCACGTCGACCACGCCCGCCACCCTGAGCACCGGCAGTTTTTCCCGCAGCGAGAACCGTACGAAGCAATATCCGGAGAACAGCGGGACCTCGATCTCCTTTTTCCGATCCTTCCACTGGCTCACCCGCTTGACGGTCGGCAGCAGCGGCTCCAACCCCTGGCCGGCCAGCCGGTCGCGCACGAGCTTCTCGTGCCGGGACTTGGTGCGGAGGGCGTACCAACGGGGCTCGCAGATGAACTCGTTCATCTGCAGCCCCGCGCGCGAAAGGCGTGAAAGGCGCGACAAGCGAGATCAACGTGCCGTTGAGGCATGCAAGTCCCCCCCGGTTCTTTTTGAGAGTCTTGATTAATCCACCGATGCCGTATTGCCCTTCGCGCCTGTCCCGCCAGTCGCGCTACTCGCGCGACCGTCGGAGACAGCTCCGCCCTCTCACTTACAGGCTCCGCCTGGCCTGTCGGTCAGAGCCTGCGTGAACGCATGGTCTCCAGAACATCACCCCTCGGAGCCGCCGGGTGCAGCCGGTCAACCGGCCTTCTGGAAACCCCTCTAATCTGCTACAGCGGAGACGCCCAGCGTCTTACTGGAGCGCCCCGCTCACATAGCGCTCGATGGCCGCGACAAACTCGTCTGCTTCCCGAACAGCGCGGCGCGCCGTGTCTTCGTCCAAGTACGATAAAGCGTCGTAGTCGCCGGCTTCGCGGTCGTCCTTCAGATTGCTCAACAACTTGCCCCACTTCTTGTCCAGTTTCCCCGTTTTCACCAGCAACAAGCCGAACAGCGTGACGACTCCCTTATGGGTGTCGGCGCGTTGCCCTTCGGTCAAGAGGGCCGCCTGAGCGGCGTGGTACGCCGCATAGTACGCACGGGAAATCGCGTCGTCCCACTCTCCCTTGGCACAGAGATCGCGGGCCACCCTGGATTTCTCGCGCGCTTTGGCAAGATAGCCA
This region includes:
- a CDS encoding DUF86 domain-containing protein codes for the protein MSEVNLDRLRDLAGHLRNACRQLQELGKQDASAFLSDAKAVNSAKYLLIVATEAALDICNHLAAKKGGRSPEDYADCMTVLGELGVLEPDLKMRMSKMARFRNLLVHLYWKVDDREVYRVITEHLGDFDEYLKAVGQFVKSALC
- a CDS encoding nucleotidyltransferase domain-containing protein gives rise to the protein MLHGSFLAEGPFRDVDVALYVDPGRIGNATFREYESDLAVRFGEAVGLPVDARVLNDAPLAFRYHALKGEALLVRAADLLDEFRARTWDDYCDFAPFARQYLREAIGE
- a CDS encoding DUF86 domain-containing protein; the protein is MMDVCALFVSGLRLGLPAEEDDVFEKLERAKIISPTLSGVLKTMKGFRNILVREYGGIDHAIVYKVATTRIEDLEAFRARMVQALQEKEV
- a CDS encoding nucleotidyltransferase domain-containing protein, encoding MWRRCKTVREGISINAMTPRLTRFLEEVRQDEAVLAVILFGSRARGEHTPASDTDLCLVLPFGKDAAGDQVTIRMRYLKDADLDLRIFQQLPLYVRRRVLKEGVVLFCRDLDALYAMAYRTAQAFEDFKLIYRQYLEQVAHAGS
- a CDS encoding UpxY family transcription antiterminator encodes the protein MNEFICEPRWYALRTKSRHEKLVRDRLAGQGLEPLLPTVKRVSQWKDRKKEIEVPLFSGYCFVRFSLREKLPVLRVAGVVDVVGSGNRPEPIPEEEIESLRTLMTSVLPYDAHPYLREGMAVEVIRGPLQGVKGILLRKDRRHRLVIGVRLIQQAAAVEIDVNDVAPV
- a CDS encoding HEPN domain-containing protein; translation: MDKAQQELIRGYLAKAREKSRVARDLCAKGEWDDAISRAYYAAYHAAQAALLTEGQRADTHKGVVTLFGLLLVKTGKLDKKWGKLLSNLKDDREAGDYDALSYLDEDTARRAVREADEFVAAIERYVSGALQ